The Colletotrichum higginsianum IMI 349063 chromosome 2, whole genome shotgun sequence genome has a segment encoding these proteins:
- a CDS encoding 60S ribosomal protein L34-B, which yields MAGNRVTYRRRNGYNTSSNLTRIVKTPGGELRVLHIKKRGTAPKCGDCGVKLPGVPALRPREYAQISKPKKTVQRAYGGSRCGNCVRDRIVRAFLIEEQKIVKKVLKEQSQSEKKK from the exons ATGGCCGGAAACCGTGTCACGTACCGCCGCCGTAACGG CTACAACACCAGCTCTAACCTGACCCGGATCGTCAAGACTCCCGGCGGTGAGCTGAGAGTTCTTCACATCAAGAAGCGCGGCACTGCCCCCAAGTGCGGTGACTGCGGTGTCAAGCTGCCCGGC GTTCCCGCCCTCCGCCCCCGCGAGTACGCCCAGATCtccaagcccaagaagaccgTCCAGCGCGCGTACGGTGGCTCGAGATGCGGTAACTGCGTTCGTGACCGCATCGTCCGCGCCTTCCTCATCGAGGAGCAGAAGATCGTTAAGAAGGTGCTGAAGGAGCAGAGCCagagcgagaagaagaaataa
- a CDS encoding Ribosomal protein L34e: protein MANNGPTIKTEPGAQDEEAWDEERLELALNELKILHIKLRGLRTTIPRMMEPLSAKQSSPQIKFDSILGSVAAAKKEVQDFQDLRKSEKITEIMDHAARRRREEPNGIKVWQATDHPDWATTTATMATES, encoded by the exons ATGGCAAACAATGGCCCGACCATCAAGACTGAGCCTGGAGCCCAGGACGAAGAGGCATGGGACGAGGAGCGTCTGGAACTGGCTTTGAACGAGCTCAAGATATTGCACATCAAA CTTCGAGGTTTGCGCACAACCATCCCAAGAATGATGGAGCCACTCTCGGCCAAGCAGTCATCCC CCCAAATCAAGTTTGACTCCATCCTGGGTTCTGTCGCCGCTGCCAAGAAGGAGGTGCAGGACTTTCAGGACCTTCGAAAGAGCGAAAAGATCACCGAAATCATGGACCACGCTGCCCGGCGCCGAAGAGAAGAACCCAACGGGATCAAGGTCTGGCAAGCAACAGATCATCCCGactgggcgacgacgacggcgacgatggcgacagAATCATAG
- a CDS encoding Peptidase family T4, protein MSSAPPPALLPPPEGIFRTFEDLLTSVQRVAKDQGYGVVKLRASNYRDGKPTRYDLVCDRGGVKYSSTAKKRNPSTRKVDCPWRAKAVCEVQLGNQWRFAVQEGSHNHEPRVATAPPGQENTPLAQSIRSFTNKIDRLSHDMAQGFMRIEQHLDTMNKRLENLEARAGSYEPRFQNMESRLQGMEARGSMELPMDDVDARLLSSTVM, encoded by the coding sequence ATGTCGAGTGCGCCTCCGCCTGCGCTCTTACCACCGCCCGAGGGCATCTTCCGGACTTTCGAAGATCTTCTGACCTCAGTTCAGCGCGTCGCTAAGGACCAGGGCTACGGTGTCGTCAAGCTTCGCGCCTCGAACTACCGCGACGGCAAGCCTACTCGTTACGACTTGGTGTgcgaccgcggcggcgtcaagtATAGCAGCAcggcgaagaagcgcaaCCCCTCCACGCGCAAGGTCGACTGCCCGTGGCGCGCAAAGGCCGTCTGCGAAGTTCAGCTGGGAAATCAATGGCGCTTTGCCGTCCAAGAGGGTAGCCACAACCACGAGCCTCGCGTCGCGACCGCCCCTCCCGGCCAAGAAAACACCCCTCTCGCCCAGTCGATCCGCTCATTCACCAACAAGATCGATCGCCTCAGTCACGACATGGCTCAGGGCTTTATGCGCATCGAGCAGCATCTTGACACCATGAACAAGCGCTTGGAGAATCTGGAGGCCCGCGCCGGAAGCTACGAACCGCGCTTCCAAAACATGGAGTCACGGCTACAGGGTATGGAGGCCCGTGGCAGCATGGAGCTTCCTatggacgacgtcgacgcccggcTCCTGTCATCCACGGTCATGTAG